The Lysobacter enzymogenes genome window below encodes:
- the epmB gene encoding EF-P beta-lysylation protein EpmB — protein sequence MIPAAHPLPHPAPAEAAAPPARWQALWRDAVRDPRELLALLGLDPQALGVSDAAAAQFPLRVPRGFVARMRAGDPADPLLRQVLPLDAEMRPMPGFSLDAVGDGAAKAGHGVIRKYRGRALLIATGSCAVNCRYCFRRHFPYAEETAAAAGWREAVAAIAADPGIDEVILSGGDPWSLATPKLAELTDALKAVPQLKRLRVHTRLPVVLPERVDAALTEWLAALPWPVAVVLHANHANEFDAGVDAAMRRLRAAGATLLNQAVLLRGVNDSVEALAALSERSYAAGVLPYYLHQLDRVEGAAHFEVADDRARDLHRALAARLSGYLVPKLVREVAGDPGKRPL from the coding sequence ATGATACCTGCTGCGCATCCCCTCCCGCACCCGGCCCCCGCCGAAGCCGCCGCGCCGCCCGCGCGCTGGCAGGCGCTGTGGCGCGACGCGGTGCGCGACCCGCGCGAGCTGCTGGCCCTGCTCGGCCTGGATCCGCAGGCGCTGGGCGTGTCGGACGCCGCCGCCGCGCAGTTCCCGCTGCGGGTGCCGCGCGGCTTCGTCGCGCGCATGCGCGCCGGCGACCCGGCCGACCCGCTGCTGCGCCAGGTCCTGCCGCTGGACGCGGAAATGCGGCCGATGCCGGGCTTCAGCCTCGACGCGGTCGGCGACGGCGCGGCCAAGGCCGGCCATGGGGTGATCCGCAAGTACCGCGGCCGTGCCCTGCTGATCGCCACCGGCAGCTGCGCGGTCAACTGCCGTTACTGCTTCCGCCGTCACTTTCCGTATGCCGAGGAAACCGCGGCCGCGGCCGGCTGGCGCGAGGCGGTCGCTGCGATCGCCGCCGACCCCGGCATCGACGAGGTGATCCTGTCCGGCGGCGACCCCTGGTCGCTGGCCACGCCGAAGCTGGCCGAACTCACCGACGCGCTCAAGGCCGTGCCCCAGCTCAAGCGCCTGCGCGTGCACACCCGCCTGCCGGTGGTGCTGCCCGAACGCGTCGACGCCGCCCTGACCGAGTGGTTGGCGGCGCTGCCGTGGCCGGTCGCGGTGGTGCTGCACGCCAACCATGCCAACGAATTCGACGCCGGCGTGGACGCGGCGATGCGGCGCCTGCGCGCGGCCGGCGCGACCTTGCTCAATCAAGCGGTGCTGCTGCGCGGGGTCAACGACAGCGTCGAGGCGCTGGCCGCGCTGAGCGAACGCAGCTACGCCGCCGGCGTGCTGCCGTATTACCTGCACCAGCTCGACCGGGTCGAGGGCGCGGCCCATTTTGAAGTCGCCGACGACCGCGCGCGCGACCTGCACCGCGCCCTGGCCGCGCGCCTGTCCGGGTATCTGGTGCCCAAGCTGGTGCGCGAAGTGGCAGGCGACCCGGGCAAGCGTCCGTTGTAA
- the efp gene encoding elongation factor P — protein MATLGMNDVKNGQKILVNNDPCIITETEYVKPGKGQAFTRVKYRSIKSGRVVEMTMKATDSVEQADVVDTDMQYLYSDGEYWHFMNQESFEQVQADKAGMAGADKWLKGEEECVVTLWNGTPIAVQPPNFVELKIVETDPGVRGDTSGGGGKPATLETGAVVRVPLFVGQEEIIKVDTRSGEYVSRVK, from the coding sequence ATGGCCACCCTTGGCATGAACGACGTTAAGAACGGTCAGAAGATCCTGGTCAACAACGATCCGTGCATCATCACCGAGACCGAGTACGTCAAGCCGGGCAAGGGCCAGGCGTTCACCCGCGTCAAGTACCGCAGCATCAAGTCCGGCCGCGTGGTCGAAATGACCATGAAGGCGACCGACAGCGTCGAGCAGGCCGACGTGGTCGACACCGACATGCAGTACCTGTACTCCGACGGCGAGTACTGGCATTTCATGAACCAGGAGTCGTTCGAGCAGGTCCAGGCCGACAAGGCCGGCATGGCCGGCGCCGACAAGTGGCTCAAGGGCGAGGAGGAGTGCGTGGTGACGCTGTGGAACGGCACCCCGATCGCGGTCCAGCCGCCGAACTTCGTCGAGCTGAAGATCGTCGAGACCGATCCGGGCGTGCGCGGCGACACCTCGGGCGGCGGCGGCAAGCCGGCGACCCTGGAAACCGGCGCGGTGGTGCGCGTGCCGCTGTTCGTCGGCCAGGAAGAAATCATCAAGGTCGATACCCGTTCGGGCGAGTACGTCAGCCGGGTCAAGTAA